One genomic window of Medicago truncatula cultivar Jemalong A17 chromosome 1, MtrunA17r5.0-ANR, whole genome shotgun sequence includes the following:
- the LOC11417683 gene encoding uncharacterized protein, producing MGKDWYWTGRRRSSKKTEAAETDIPSGCMCAVFQAFDFHPFQLPINQQQSSFNSSSPIHSLPKGAEAPRNSLECEDGTFSSISKQDSFKIPKNIRIKTKGGSFSDLSNDLCSPGTKTPTLVARLMGLDLLPDANSPSSSSSSSFSTPKRQSHYQNRPKQDIKIMKHRHSTDSVIKTPTLSSERTSYVEHRLSLQINKENMNLGEDLETPRSSFSKRKFFDENNCRSPSHYARQIVKQVKESMSRKVGMDITNTVKNREQEKVKEDFVAQIKFKKALKPLDESNQGKVPSTNTSHSPRLSRFNDNNHKHSPTTTPRDQNTHQVLKQSSPPPAVNIEAQVSRVSTKPQTQAMSEKEDKKSFPKCKKTAHGNLSPRINRNKPPQKSSSIRNKQEESFITTRASDIKTNSKRTHPISNNNVPNLLHLKTHLSLPAQKQVNDDVQEAKNMSQLFSTSCHKYTLATRGTTNDESKSNGSSAAGAENEGSEYQYITTILSRSGIHRATVTNLQDFQWFSSTHPLDPSIFHRLELYPTAKDSNFTQKNELGPRCNRRLLFDLVDEVLSEILIRPKCYHGLLLDTVWKRVGSFPRAKCEVLEDIDGLIEMKEVMDKVKEEEEEGEKLVAEIEGKVLDMLVNETLTVMVGGT from the exons ATGGGCAAGGATTGGTATTGGACTGGAAGAAGAAGATCCTCCAAGAAAACAGAAGCTGCTGAAACAGATATCCCTTCTGGTTGCATGTGTGCTGTTTTTCAAGCCTTTGATTTTCATCCCTTTCAACTTCCCATTAACCAACAACAATCCTCTTTCAACTCTTCTTCTCCCATACACTCTCTCCCCAAAG GAGCTGAAGCACCTAGGAATAGCTTGGAATGTGAAGATGGTACATTCTCATCCATCTCAAAACAAGATAGTTTCAAAATCCCA AAGAACATAAGAATCAAAACTAAAGGAGGAAGTTTCAGTGATCTTTCCAATGATCTTTGCTCTCCAGGGACAAAGACACCAACTTTGGTTGCAAGATTAATGGGTCTTGATCTTCTTCCTGATGCAAACTCCCcttcttcctcatcttcttcatctttctccACTCCAAAAAGACAAAGCCATTACCAAAATAGACCAAAGCAAGACATCAAAATAATGAAACACAGACACAGCACAGATAGTGTCATCAAAACTCCAACATTGTCCTCAGAAAGAACATCATATGTTGAGCATAGACTATCACTCCAAATCAACAAAGAGAACATGAATCTTGGTGAAGATTTGGAAACTCCTAGGTCTTCATtttcaaaaaggaaatttttTGATGAGAATAATTGCAGAAGTCCAAGTCATTATGCAAGGCAAATTGTTAAACAGGTTAAAGAGAGTATGAGTAGAAAAGTTGGTATGGACATCACCAACACAGTGAAAAACAGAGAACAAGAAAAAGTGAAAGAAGATTTTGTTGCTCAAATCAAATTCAAGAAAGCTCTTAAACCATTAGATGAATCAAATCAAGGAAAAGTACCCTCAACAAACACATCTCATTCCCCAAGACTCAGCAGATTCAATGATAACAACCATAAACATTCACCAACAACTACTCCAAGAGACCAAAATACACATCAAGTACTAAAACAATCATCACCACCACCTGCAGTCAACATTGAAGCACAAGTTTCAAGAGTTTCAACAAAGCCACAAACACAAGCAATGTCAGAGAAGGAGGACAAAAAATCTTTCCCAAAATGCAAGAAAACAGCACATGGGAATTTGAGTCCACGGATAAACAGAAACAAGCCTCCTCAGAAATCATCATCAATCAGAAACAAGCAAGAAGAATCATTCATAACCACTAGAGCTAGTGATATCAAAACCAATAGCAAGAGAACTCATCCAATTTCTAACAACAATGTCCCAAATCTTCTCCATCTCAAAACACACCTTTCTCTTCCAGCTCAAAAACAG GTCAATGATGATGTCCAAGAAGCAAAAAACATGTCACAGTTATTTAGTACTTCGTGCCACAAGTACACACTCGCCACCCGAGGAACCACCAACGATGAATCAAAATCCAACGGTTCCTCCGCCGCTGGAGCTGAGAATGAAGGATCAGAATATCAATACATAACAACCATTCTAAGCCGTTCTGGAATACACAGAGCAACAGTAACTAACCTTCAAGATTTTCAATGGTTCTCTTCAACACATCCATTAGACCCATCAATTTTTCACCGTCTTGAGCTATACCCAACAGCTAAAGATAGCAACTTTACGCAGAAAAATGAACTGGGTCCACGTTGTAACCGTAGATTACTATTTGATTTAGTCGATGAAGTGTTGTCGGAAATTCTGATTAGGCCAAAGTGTTATCATGGGTTGTTGTTGGATACAGTGTGGAAAAGAGTTGGAAGTTTCCCACGTGCGAAATGTGAGGTTTTAGAAGACATTGATGGGTTAATAGAGATGAAGGAGGTGATGGATAAGgttaaggaagaagaagaagaaggtgaaaagTTGGTGGCAGAAATTGAAGGGAAGGTGTTGGATATGTTGGTGAATGAAACGTTAACAGTTATGGTTGGCGGCACGTGA